One genomic region from Argentina anserina chromosome 2, drPotAnse1.1, whole genome shotgun sequence encodes:
- the LOC126785443 gene encoding putative kinase-like protein TMKL1: protein MEFLKPFCCFLLCFTLYFNLSSSSSSSSSSPSSDVDLLLGNIKASLQGNTQNLLLTSWNTSVPLCQWRGLKWVFSNGSVLLCNDMSSPHWTNLSLSIDPSLHLYSLQLPSANLSGSLPREIGGFSMLRSLYVNVNSLSGTIPLELGYSSSLSEVDLGNNLFTGALAPSLWNLCENLVSLRLHGNSLSGVVPEPALPNSTCKNLQVLDLGDNKFSGNFPEFVTQFGGLKVLDIGKNMLSGPIPVSLAQLELDKLNLSHNNFSGVLPVFGGSKFGVEVFEGNNPGLCGVPLRSCSGSSGLSPGAIAGIVIGLMTGTVVLASLCIGYVQHKKKSSSADSDYELEEGDDEENGGLGDGGGDQGRLILFQGGEHLTLDDVLNATGQVLEKTSYGTVYKAKLADGGTITLRLLREGSCKDGSSCVPVIKQLGRIRHENLIPLRAFYQGKRGEKLLIYDHLPLKSIHDLLHESRVGKPVLNWARRHKIALGIARGLAYLHAGLETPVTHGTVRSKNVLVDEFFVSRLTEFGLDKAMIPSVADEMVAVAKADGYKAPELQRMKKCNSRTDVYAFGILLLEILIGKKPGKSGRSGEFVDLPSLVKVAVLEETTLEVFDVDVLKGIRNPMEEGLVQALKLAMGCCAPVASVRPSMDEVVKQLEENRPRNRSALYSPAEERSEIGTPF from the exons ATGGAGTTTCTCAAACCCTTCTGTTGCTTTCTTCTCTGCTTCACTCTGTActtcaatctctcttcttcttcttcttcttcttcttcttctccttcttcagaTGTTGATCTTCTGTTGGGAAACATCAAGGCTTCACTGCAAGGTAACACTCAGAACCTGCTCTTAACTTCATGGAACACTTCTGTTCCCCTCTGCCAATGGAGAGGCCTGAAGTGGGTTTTCTCCAATGGCTCTGTTTTGCTCTGCAATGACATGTCTTCACCCCATTGGACTAATCTTTCCCTCTCCATAGACCCTAGTCTCCACCTTTACTCTCTTCAGCTCCCCTCTGCTAATCTATCTGGCTCACTACCTAGAGAGATAGGGGGATTTTCTATGCTTAGAAGTTTGTACGTTAATGTTAATTCATTGAGTGGGACCATCCCTCTTGAGCTTGGCTACAGCTCATCACTTTCTGAAGTTGATTTGGGGAACAATTTGTTCACTGGGGCTTTAGCTCCATCTCTCTGGAACTTGTGTGAGAATCTTGTTTCGCTTCGGCTTCACGGTAATTCGTTATCTGGGGTTGTTCCTGAGCCTGCATTGCCTAATTCTACCTGCAAGAATTTGCAGGTTCTTGATTTGGGTGACAACAAGTTCTCAGGGAACTTTCCTGAGTTTGTGACTCAATTTGGGGGGCTTAAGGTGCTTGATATCGGGAAGAACATGCTTTCGGGTCCCATTCCAGTGAGTTTGGCTCAGCTGGAACTTGACAAGTTGAACCTTTCACACAACAATTTTAGTGGGGTGTTGCCAGTATTTGGTGGATCAAAATTTGGTGTTGAGGTTTTTGAGGGGAACAACCCTGGACTTTGTGGGGTGCCTTTGAGGAGTTGTAGTGGAAGCTCTGGGTTGAGCCCTGGAGCAATTGCTGGTATTGTCATTGGTTTGATGACTGGGACTGTGGTTTTGGCTTCATTGTGTATTGGATATGTGcaacacaaaaagaaaagcaGCAGTGCAGATAGTGACTATGAGTTGGAGGAaggagatgatgaagagaatgGGGGTCttggtgatggtggtggtgatcaGGGAAGGCTTATATTGTTCCAGGGCGGTGAGCATTTGACATTAGACGATGTGTTGAATGCCACAGGGCAGGTGTTGGAGAAAACCAGCTATGGGACTGTTTATAAGGCAAAGCTTGCAGATGGGGGTACGATTACATTGAGGTTGTTGAGGGAAGGTAGTTGCAAAGATGGTAGCTCTTGTGTACCAGTAATAAAGCAATTGGGCCGCATTCGCCATGAGAATTTGATTCCCCTGAGAGCTTTCTATCAAGGAAAGAGAGGGGAGAAGCTTCTGATTTATGATCATCTTCCTCTAAAAAGTATTCATGATCTTTTACATG AATCTAGAGTAGGGAAACCTGTGCTAAACTGGGCTCGGCGACACAAAATTGCATTGGGTATAGCTAGAGGACTAGCATATCTCCATGCAGGTCTTGAAACACCTGTTACTCATGGGACTGTAAGATCCAAGAATGTGCTTGTGGATGAGTTTTTTGTATCTAGGCTCACTGAATTCGGGCTTGACAAGGCGATGATACCCTCTGTAGCTGATGAAATGGTGGCTGTTGCGAAGGCTGATGGTTACAAGGCACCGGAGCTTCAAAGAATGAAGAAATGCAATTCTCGGACGGATGTTTATGCATTTGGAATCTTACTATTGGAAATTCTGATAGGCAAGAAGCCTGGTAAAAGCGGGAGGAGTGGCGAATTCGTGGATTTGCCTTCACTGGTCAAAGTGGCAGTTCTGGAGGAGACAACATTGGAGGTTTTTGATGTGGATGTATTGAAGGGGATAAGGAACCCCATGGAAGAAGGTTTGGTTCAAGCATTGAAACTTGCAATGGGTTGCTGTGCTCCAGTTGCTTCAGTTAGACCCTCCATGGATGAAGTTGTGAAGCAGTTGGAGGAGAACAGACCGAGGAATAGGTCTGCTTTGTACAGTCCAGCAGAAGAAAGGAGTGAGATTGGTACCCCATTTTAA
- the LOC126785449 gene encoding probable pectate lyase 8, whose translation MRLASSRATMRFYITPLLLLLALLVSVAASVEDDKPVQSRFVEVEEPKSLINSSMAERSNDDWNEHAVENPEEIASLVDTSIRNSTARRNLGFFSCATGNPIDDCWRCDPQWQRHRKRLANCGIGFGRNAVGGRDGRYYVVNDPGHDDPVNPRPGTLRHAVIQDKPLWIVFKRDMVITLKQELIMNSFKTIDARGVNVHIAYGGCITIQFVTNVIIHGLHIHDCKPTGNAMVRSSPSHYGWRTMADGDAISIFGSSHIWVDHNSLSNCADGLIDAIMGSTAITISNNYFTHHNEVMLLGHSDSYTRDKQMQVTIAYNHFGEGLIQRMPRCRHGYFHVVNNDYTHWEMYAIGGSADPTINSQGNRYLAPNNRFAKEVTHRVQTAGRWRHWNWRSEGDLLLNGAFFVQSGAGAAASYARASSLGAKSSSMIGTITSGAGVLNCRFGRQC comes from the exons ATGAGATTAGCTAGCTCCAGAGCCACAATGCGGTTCTACATCACTCCACTTCTGCTTCTCTTGGCCTTGCTCGTAAGCGTAGCCGCTTCGGTAGAGGATGACAAGCCTGTACAGTCGAG GTTTGTGGAAGTAGAGGAGCCGAAGAGCTTGATCAACTCCTCAATGGCAGAAAG GTCCAACGATGACTGGAATGAGCACGCagttgaaaatccggaggagaTCGCGTCCCTGGTTGATAC GAGCATTCGTAACAGTACCGCGAGAAGAAACTTGGGATTTTTCTCATGTGCAACAGGGAATCCCATTGATGACTGCTGGAGATGTGACCCACAATGGCAGCGCCACCGCAAGAGGCTTGCCAACTGCGGCATTGGGTTCGGCCGCAACGCCGTCGGCGGCCGTGATGGGAGGTACTATGTTGTAAACGACCCCGGTCATGATGACCCGGTGAACCCCCGCCCCGGCACCCTCCGTCACGCTGTCATCCAGGACAAGCCTCTGTGGATTGTGTTCAAGCGTGACATGGTGATCACATTGAAGCAGGAGCTTATAATGAACAGCTTCAAGACCATTGACGCTCGTGGTGTCAATGTCCACATCGCTTATGGAGGTTGCATTACTATTCAGTTCGTTACTAATGTGATCATCCACGGTCTACATATCCATGACTGCAAGCCTACCGGCAACGCCATGGTCAGGAGCTCGCCGAGTCATTACGGGTGGAGGACCATGGCTGATGGCGATGCTATATCCATATTCGGATCTAGCCACATTTGGGTTGATCACAACTCGCTCTCGAACTGCGCCGATGGCCTCATTGATGCTATCATGGGTTCCACTGCCATTACCATTTCCAACAACTACTTCACTCACCATAATGAG GTCATGTTATTGGGGCACAGTGATTCCTACACAAGGGACAAGCAAATGCAAGTGACCATTGCCTACAATCATTTTGGTGAAGGACTTATCCAAAGAATGCCAAG ATGTAGGCATGGGTACTTTCATGTGGTGAACAATGACTACACTCACTGGGAAATGTATGCCATTGGTGGAAGTGCTGATCCCACCATCAACAGCCAGGGCAACAGATATCTGGCCCCTAACAACCGTTTTGCTAAAGAG GTTACACATAGAGTTCAGACCGCAGGCCGATGGAGGCACTGGAACTGGAGATCAGAGGGAGACCTACTCCTTAACGGAGCGTTTTTCGTCCAATCCGGAGCTGGTGCTGCTGCCAGTTATGCCAGAGCTTCAAGCTTAGGAGCAAAATCATCTTCCATGATTGGCACCATTACTTCTGGTGCTGGTGTTCTTAACTGCCGGTTTGGTCGTCAATGTTAA
- the LOC126785444 gene encoding pentatricopeptide repeat-containing protein At5g48910, which produces MNSAIYNPTNPHHPSSQFPQIKTCKTLKELQQVHAHFIKTRQIHDPLAAAEVLRSYALSNHRNIEHARALFNQMKTPNCFSWNTIFRALAESSVPEHPLEALLLFSRMVCDGLVAPNKFTFPSVLKACSRLGNAQVGKSIHGMVVKFGLECDEFVVSSLVRMYLMCGVMEDAHLLFSRSVGGCGDSSEKKQEGNVVLWNLIVDGHVRVGEFSAARELFDRMPQRSVVSWNAMISAYAQNGFFREAVDMFRDMQIGDVLPNYVTLISVLPAIARLGALDLGEWVHLFAGKHKIGIDDVLGSALVDMYSKCGSIEKALLVFEQLPKKNVITWNAAISGLAIHGRGKDALHYFLKMGRAGVVPSDVTYIGLLSACSHGGMVEQGRSLFNHMINVAGLEPRIEHYGCMVDLLGRAGLLEEAEELILNMPIPPDDVIWKSLLGACKIQGNIEMDQRVAKILMDMAPRDSGSYVALSNMYASLGNWEAVSNVRMLMKDMDIRKDPGGSWIELDGVLHEFLVEDKSHSRAGEIHSMLEEISNKLRLQGYKPNTTQVLLNIDEEEKQSALHYHSEKIAVAFGLISSASQSPLRVVKNLRICEDCHSSIKLISKIYKRKIIVRDRKRFHHFEHGLCSCNDYW; this is translated from the coding sequence ATGAACTCCGCCATCTACAACCccacaaatcctcaccaccCATCTTCACAATTCCCACAAATCAAAAcgtgcaaaaccctcaaagaGTTACAACAAGTCCATGCCCACTTCATCAAAACCCGCCAAATCCACGACCCTCTTGCAGCAGCCGAAGTTCTCCGTTCCTACGCACTCTCAAATCACCGCAACATCGAGCATGCTCGTGCTCTATTCAACCAGATGAAAACACCCAACTGCTTCTCTTGGAACACCATCTTCAGAGCTCTCGCTGAGAGCTCTGTTCCTGAGCACCCACTTGAGGCTCTGTTATTGTTTTCTCGAATGGTTTGTGATGGTCTGGTGGCACCAAATAAGTTCACATTTCCTTCTGTGTTGAAGGCATGTTCTAGATTAGGGAATGCCCAAGTTGGGAAAAGTATTCATGGGATGGTGGTGAAGTTTGGGTTGGAATgtgatgagtttgttgtgagtaGTCTTGTGAGGATGTATCTAATGTGTGGTGTTATGGAGGATGCGCATTTGTTGTTTTCTAGGAGTGTAGGTGGTTGTGGTGATTCGAGTGAGAAGAAGCAAGAGGGGAATGTGGTGTTGTGGAACTTGATAGTAGATGGGCACGTGAGAGTTGGGGAGTTTAGCGCTGCTAGGGAGCTGTTTGATAGAATGCCTCAAAGAAGTGTGGTGTCGTGGAATGCGATGATATCTGCATATGCGCAAAATGGGTTCTTTAGGGAAGCGGTAGATATGTTCCGTGATATGCAGATTGGGGATGTTTTACCAAATTATGTGACTTTGATAAGTGTCTTGCCTGCAATAGCACGACTTGGTGCGCTTGATTTGGGGGAATGGGTGCATTTGTTTGCCGGCAAACATAAGATTGGGATCGATGATGTACTAGGTTCTGctttggttgatatgtattcCAAGTGTGGCAGCATTGAGAAGGCACTACTGGTGTTTGAGCAGCTGCCCAAAAAGAATGTGATCACTTGGAATGCCGCAATCAGTGGGCTTGCTATTCATGGTAGAGGGAAGGATGCACTACATTATTTTTTAAAGATGGGAAGAGCTGGTGTGGTGCCTAGTGATGTAACATATATTGGTCTCTTGAGTGCTTGTAGCCATGGAGGTATGGTGGAGCAGGGCAGATCACTCTTCAACCACATGATTAATGTAGCTGGCTTAGAACCTAGAATCGAGCATTATGGGTGTATGGTCGATTTATTAGGCCGTGCTGGACTGTTAGAAGAAGCTGAAGAGCTTATACTAAACATGCCAATTCCGCCAGATGATGTTATATGGAAGTCATTGCTCGGTGCTTGTAAGATACAAGGAAATATTGAGATGGATCAGCGTGTCGCGAAGATATTGATGGACATGGCTCCTCGTGATAGTGGATCATATGTTGCTTTGTCGAACATGTATGCATCTTTGGGAAATTGGGAGGCAGTTTCAAATGTGAGAATGTTGATGAAAGATATGGACATCAGGAAAGACCCCGGAGGTAGTTGGATTGAGCTTGATGGAGTGCTTCATGAGTTTCTGGTTGAAGATAAATCACATTCTAGAGCAGGAGAAATCCATTCGATGCTGGAAGAAATTTCAAACAAGTTAAGGTTACAAGGGTATAAGCCTAACACCACACAAGTGTTGCTCAAcattgatgaagaagaaaaacaaagtgCTTTGCATTATCACAGTGAGAAAATTGCTGTTGCCTTTGGCTTAATCAGTTCAGCCTCTCAATCACCACTTCGAGTTGTTAAGAACCTACGCATATGTGAGGATTGTCACTCCTCTATAAAGCTAATCTCGAAAATTTACAAACGAAAGATCATTGTTCGGGACCGCAAGCGCTTCCACCACTTTGAGCATGGGTTGTGCTCTTGCAATGACTACTGGTAA